The nucleotide window TAGGGGGACAGGGCCATTTATACCATTGTTTCAGAGTTGATCATCTACTTAGCTGATTATTCATCAAAGGTGTGCATATCGCCTTTCTTTTTTCGATGCGTAATTGCAGCAGTTGTATTTCTCATGACTTCTGCAAGATGGCAGGCAGGAAGTGAACTCTGCACTGTGGACCCACCATGCAGGAATGGGAGACCCAGCCAACCTGGCTTTTATAGACCCACGAGATGGTTCTGCAGGACCCCAGATGCCTGAGCTGGTGGCTCAGATCTGGGGACCCAGACGACTGGCTGTGTCAGGGGCTGGAGCTGCCTACCAGATGGGGCAGCCCTTCCATTGTGGCTGCCCAGGCAGTGATTCCTGAGCAGTTTTCAGTGATAAGTAACCAAATATACATTGCTTTCTGGAGAACAGGATAAAGACTTTTCTAGAAACCTGCAGGGGAAGTAAAGTGAGATAAAAGCCAAACTATGAAGCAAACATTATTTTGTCAGGCACCATCTAGGTGGTTTGTGTATTGGACTGGGGGTGGTTCTTGCCCTTGGGAGAGACTGTCTATCAAGGAGGCAGATAGCAACTTTAATTCTAAAGCGGGGTGCGGCAAGGGGAGCAAGGCAAGTGAGAGACTCATTACTGCCTCTTCACAGGAAGAGGCCTGGGTAGATTGACTTGGAAAGAGTTAGAAGACAGAAGACACCAGACACAGTCAAGGGTAGGAGGCAATGACTCAAGCTTAACTAACCTAGGGGAATTAAGTGAAAGTCTGCATCCTAACCAGAGGATCTCCCCTACAGCTTTCCTTTCCAACCCTCCCCAGAAGTCGTGTGGTGAGGCATGCACTCCTCAGAAAAGATACTGAAGCAATAACCTGGGAAGAAGATAAATATCCCCAGGCTGAATAATTAACATGAAGATAAGTGGGATAGCAATGCATTGCTGTTGGATctcatttctttgttccttttcctttcctttttgatTTGGGGTCTCATtccatcacacaggctggagtgcagtgatgcaatattggctcactgcagcctcaacctccccaggatCAGATGaacctcacacctcagcctcctgtgtagctgagttgacaggtgtacaccaccatgcttggctaatttttgtatttctttgtagaaatgaggttttgccatgttgcccaggcagttcTGGagttcttgggctcaagccaacagcctcccaaagtgctgggattacaggcatcagccactgcactgggcccaaTCTCATTTCTTACCTTGCTATCTGTGGGCATTATCAACTTGTTAGTTATGCCAATAAAGAATACAGAAGTGAGTATAAAGCAGTGTTAGAAGGTATTATTTGAACCTTGGTCAAGGGGGGAAGAAAGTAGAAGAGCTCCTGAAAATGGTTTTCATGAAGGTAGATCAAGTTCACTGAAATGTCATTTTAGATACGTGTAAGAACTGTGTGGCCTAGAGAATTAGGTAATGAGAGAGATGAGAATACTGCCTCTTTGTGCTTTAAAGCCTATGATataaatgtctttattaacaCTATAAAAGTGCTGATTTCATGGTTTTTTTGACCTACTTAAGAGGGGCTCAGTACAACAGTAAGGGTAGAGAGAAGGATTGTTCTGAGTTTCTGCAGCTCCAGGTCTGACAAAATCTGTCATAGGAAGTAACCCTAGCTGCCTGAGCAGAATTTTACTTCTTTAGTGGGTAGGCATCTTTAAACCCCAGCAAGATTTAGAATTAAGAATAGAAAGGCTTAAGAGAATAGAAGTCATTGCATTGATATTTTTTGTTAAAAGGCAATCTTTTCGTATTTGACATTTTAAGTATTTATAATGCTAGAATTTGGCTAATTATAAATGAAAACCTTGAActcaaatttaaaatgtgtacTCAATATTTGTTTTAGATATGTAATTGTAGGTTGAATTAGAATATTTAAATTAACTTTAGATTTAACATATActtaaatttaatatttcaaatacaaaaattatttatgaGCTCAGGAAAGTTtgttaattcagaaaaaaaataaaatacttgaaaactgaatattttcagtttatatatgcatttttagaTATTTAACTGTATCTAGTTTTGTTTTACGTTTGGGAGGAGGTGGCATTGAAAATAGCAGAGTGCTTCACGGTAgcagggggtttcaccgtgttggccagaatggtctcgatctcctggcctcgtgatccgcctgcctccgcctcgcAGGgtggtgggattgcaggcgtgagccaccgcgcccggcccccccctcccccgcccaccacctttttttaatagcatttttctCAATctgacattttttgtttatttgcccTTTATTGTCTGTCCCACACCAAACTTTGTGTTAACGAGGAACTTTGCATTTTTTCCCTAAGTTCAGCacctacaaaaaatactaaatgtATATGAAGATTTCGTCCACAACCGCTTTTACCAGTATGTTTTCCATGTACAGTCAAGTTCCATATAAGGACGTTTCAGTCAGTGAGCAACCCCACGTGctatggtggtcccataagattatgaaAGAGCTGAAAAATCCCTATGGCCTAGTGACACTTTATGATCCTGAATTGTGTAGGCCTAGGctcatgtgtgtgtttgtctctTGGTTTTTAACGTAAAAGTATTTAAACAGACAAAatcttatagaataagaatataaagaaaaaatatttttgtacagctgaaaaaaatgtttgtgttttaagctaagtgttattacaaaagagtcaggaagtttgcacattttaaagtttataaagttaaaaagagtctgggtgcggtggctcacgcctgtagtcccagcattttgggaggctgaggcgggcggatcgcctgaggtcgggagttccagaccagcctgaccaacatggagaaacctcatctctactaaaaatacaaaattagctgggtgtagtgacgcatgcctgtaatcccagctactcaggaggctaaggcgggagaatcggctgaacctgggaggcggaggttgctgtgagccgagatcacgctgttgcactccagcctgggcaacaagagggaaactctgtctcaaaaaaaaaagttggagtgcaatggtgtggtctcggctcactgcgacccctgcctcccaggctccagcgatcctcccacctcagcctcctgaatagctgaccACCAGCGCACTTGGCAAACCCACCCTGCCCACCGCCTCCCTTGGGAATTCAGACCTAACCATCGCTGAGCTGAAGTACAAATGTACTGAGGCTGGAGCCTGTGTGAACAGAACAGAAGAGGCCTTCACTCTAGCAGTGCTCGCAGTCCAGCAGGTGTTTGCTGAAGACAACTTACTCAGATCACTACTGCCTGGAGGTGGTTGATATATCCTGGTGTAAACCTTCAAGAAGGACACAGGCAGGAAAACATGAACCAGCAACTGAAGAAACCGGCAAAGACGAGACTCCAGAAAGGCCTGGGTGGAAGAGCCCCCAGTGGGGCTAAGCCCAGGCAAGACAAGGCAAGCCAAGACCTGCAGGCGGAAATAGAACCTGTCAGTGCGGTGTGGGCCTTATGTGATGGCTATGTGTGCTATGAGCCTGGCCCTCAGGCTCTCGGAGAGGATGATTTCTCGTACTGTTACGTAGAATGCATCATAAGGGGTGAGTTTTCTCAACCCATCCTGGAAGAGGACTCACGTTTTGAGTCCTTGGAATACCTAAAGAAAGGATCAGAACAAGAGCTTTCTCAAAAAGTTCTCGAAGCAAGCACCCTTCTTGAATGTTCTTTGGAATACATGAAAAAAGGGGCAAAGAAAGAGCTTCCTCAAAAGATGGTTGGAGAGAATTCGCTTGAGTATTCTGAGTACATGGCAGGCAAGAAGCTTCCGCCTGGAGGAATACCTGGCATTGACTTATCAGATCCTAAACAGCTCGCAGAATTTGCTAGAAAGAAGCCCCCCATAAATAAACAATATGACAGTCTGAGCGCAATCGCTTGTCCTCAGAGTGGATGCACGAAGAAGTTGAGGAATAGAGCTGCCCTGAGAAAGCATCTCCTAATTCATGGTCCCCGAGACCACATCTGTGCggaatgtgggaaagctttcTTTGAGAGCTCAAAACTAAAAAGACATTTCCTggttcatactggagagaagccgTTTCAGTGCACTTTTGAAGGGTGCGGAAAGCGCTTCTCTCTGGACTTTAATTTGCGTACACATGTACGCATCCACACGGGGGAGAAACGTTTTGTATGCCCCTTTCAAGGCTGTAACAGGAGGTTTATTCAGTCAAATAACCTGAAAGCCCACATCCTAACGCATGCAAATGCGAACAAGAATGAACAAGATGGAAAGTAGTCCTCCAGCAGGATAAAGCATATTAACAGAAGAGTAATGAGTGACAAACATGCCTCACTGATTATTGTTTCtaggaatgaatttttaaatcaatattgcAACTCCAAAAGCAGTTATAATTTGGTGTTACTAAGATGCTCCTACACTTTGTGATACCTTTTTAAGAAcatggtgtattttttttcttttttttgtttagaaCTTTGTGTATTCTTAAAGTGTGCTTCCAACAGGAAAGTCAGTGATAAATTGACTTCAAAAGCATAATCTTTAATATATTATCTGTTGGATTATTGGATGTAAGACTTATTTTCATGtactataaatatgaaaataactttgatttaaaaaaataataaaaaaaataaatatttaactgtaTCTAATAAATTGTGTTTGTAAATAGGACCAAATACTCAAATACCTCTCTGTAACGATTTCTAAGATCTGCAAGATTTATAAATTCAATCATAACATTTGTAAGTACAAgtcaaaatttacaaaagaaagaggacttaaaaattataactttaataaattgaacattaaatcttaaacaaaatacaacaaaccTTTAAACGATACTTTCTGTGAGTAAAAGCCATCCTTGAGGACACTACAAAACTGACAGTAATTTGCTGACATTTTTCAGACTTTGTTAGAATTGTCAGTTCTCCAGTTGATCATCTTACAGAGAAATCCTCCAGTCGACAATCCCATCCATGAAGAATCAGACTTTTAGtgtctcacttttattttttgaaatttgcatttttaatttattttcttttttgttgataaataaaaaaggaatgtatGGTTtccaacatgatgttttgatttgTGTATACATTGTGGGATGGcaaaatcaaactaattaacagaTGCATTACCTcatgtatgtatcacatttttgtGGTTAGCACACAAAATCTATTCTCAGTAATTTTCAAGTTTATAACATACTGGCATTAACTGCGGTCAGTATGTTGTACAATAGTTTTCTTGAGCTTATTCCTGTTATCTAAtggaaattttgtatcctttgaccaacaggCATAGAAAGAACAGATgtcacatgatctcacttacatgtagaatctgaaaaagtcaaactcatagaagcagagaggagaCTAGCggttggttaccagaggctggatattggcctgtagttttcattttttgatgtgtctttgtctggttttggtatgagGGTAATATTggactcatagaatgagtttggaagtattcccccCTCCTTTACTTTTTGGAATAGAGAactggtattagttcttttttaaatgtttgggcagaattcagcagtgaagccatcaggtcctgggcttttctttactgggagactttttattatggctttgatctttttacttgttattggtttgttcaggtcttagatttcttcatggttcaatcttggtaggttgtatgtgtctaggaatctATCATTTCATCTAGATTTACCAATTTCTTGGcctatagttgctcatagtagccactaatgatcctttaaatttctgcagtatcagctgtaatgtctcttttttcatctctgattttatttatttgggtcttctctccttttttcttagtctggctcaaggtttgtcaattttatttttcttttcaaaaaaccagtttttcatttcattcatcttttatattgttttcttcatttcaaatgcattgatctttattatttcttttcttctgctgattttgggtttggttttctcttgcttttctagttaagATGCAGTGTTAACGTTacttttttgaagtttttcttgctttttgatgTAAACACTTACAACTATAAATTTACTTCCTAGTACTATTTTCACTGTATTCCATctgttttgctatgttgtgtttccattaacATTTGTTTcgagaaatttttcaatttcattcttaatttcttcattgctttcctggtcattcaggagcatattgtttaatttccatgtgtttgtatagtttccaaaattcctcttgttattgttttctagttttattccattgtggttagagaagatggttgatattatttccattttttgactgtttcaaaacttgttatgtggcctaacatatgggcTATCATTGAGAAttatccatgtgctgaggagaagaatgtgtatactGTAGccgttggatgaaatgttctgtaaatatctattagatccatttgttgtgtagtgcagattaagtctgatgtttctttgttgattttctgtctggaagatctgtccaatgctgaaagtggggtgttgaagtttccaactattattgtattgaggcttatctctctctttagctctaataatattgctttatatatctgggtgctctagtgctgggtgcatatatatttacaattattatatctACATTCTgaattgactcttttatcattatataatgacctttgtATCTTCTTACAgtctttgtcttgaaatctaaTCTATTTTGTCTAAATTTAGCTAGTCCTGCTATTTTTTGCTTTCCACTGGCATTGaaaatctttttccatccctttattttcagtctatgtgtatatttatgggtgaagtgtgtttcttgtaggcaacagatcactggggggtgtgtgtgtgtgtgtgtgtgtgtgtgtgtgtgtgtgtgtgtgtacacgcgtgcatgtgtgtgcatgtttaatccactcagccactctgtgtcttttgattatagagtttagtccatttacattcaatgttattattgataaataaggacttactcctgacattttgttatttgttttctggttgctttatcatcttctctttccttcttccttcctttctgtcttccttttagtgaaggtgatttttctctatatgattttatttcttgcaGCTTGTATTCACTGTATGATATTTTCACTTGAGGTTGCCATGAGGCTTCCAAATATGATCTTGtaaaccattattttaaactgatgacaacttaacactatttgtataaacaaataagcaccaagaaaactattaaaaactaTACATTTTAACTTTGTTCCCCCACGTTTTAACTTCttcttgtttctctttatgtcttattaTACTATGTATTGAAAAGttgttatagttattatttttgattggttcgtCATTTAGCCTTTCTACTTAAGAATattttacacaccacaattacagtgttataatattctgtgtttttctgtgtgttatTACCAgcgagttttgtaccttcagatgatttctattgctcattaacatccttttctttcaactTGAAGAAcgccctttagcatttttttgcaGGACAGGTCTGATGTTAaaaaaatccctcagcttttgtttatctgggaaagtctttatttctcctttaagtttaaaggatattttcactggatatactattatagggtaaaatatttttttccttcagcactttatgTATGTCGTGTCACTCTCTCCtggtctgtaaggtttccactgaaaagtctgctgccagacatattggagccccattgtatgttatttgtttattttctcttgctgctttttaggatcctttctttatcctttacCTTTGGGATCTTGATGGTTAAATGCATTGAGGTAgacttctttgggttaaattgGCTTCGTGTTCCTTCTTGTACTTGAacattgatatctttctctaggtttggaaagttatCTAAtatcctttgaataaactttctacctctatcattctctacctcccctttaaggccaataactcttagatttgccctgtTGAGCCTATTTGCTAATtcttgtaggcatgctttattcttttttattcctttttcttttgtctcctctgactgtgtattttcaaataacctatcttcaagctcactaattctttcttctgcttgatcaattctgctattaagagactgtAATGCATTCTTTGTTATGTCCATTGcattttcaactctagaatttctgcttgattctttttaattatttcaatctctttgttaaatttatctgacagaaatctgaattctttctctgtgttatcttgaatttctctgagtttccttaaaatactaattttaaattatctgtctgaaaggtcacatatctctgttccTTCAAGATTGGTCCCTGGTACCTtacttagttcatttggtgagatcatgttttcctcaatggtcttgatgcttgtacTTGTTCATCAGTGTCTGGACATTGAAGAGTTAggcatttattgtagtcttcacagtctggaaCTATTTGTGCCTGTCCTTCCAGGCTTTCCAGGTGTTTGAAGGAACTTGGGCCCCAACCCaataacactgtggttcttgcagacttacACAGGTATCACCTTGGTGGTGTGGGATAATGTccagaagaattatctggattaccaggcagaggctcttgttctttttccttactcTCTCCCAAACAAACAGAGTCTCTGTCTTTGATCTGAGCCTCCTGGAACTGGGGTTAGGGGGAACACAAGCACTCCTGTCACTACCACGACAGGGATAGTGCTGgttcagacctgaagccagcacagcactgggtttTGCCCAAAGCTCACTGTAACCACCTGGTTCACTCAGGGCTCTACAATGagtaggtggcaaagccagccaggtttGCGTCCCTCCCTTCAGGGTGGTGACCCCAGGCCTCAGAATTCCAGAAATACTCTCTAGGAACCCTAGAAACTtacctggtgttctattttaCTGCAGCTAAACTGGCATTCAAACTGCAAAATaaagtcctttccactcttccttcccctttccaaaaGCAGAGGAGCCTCCTCTCCATGTGGCCACCATGAGCACTGATCCATAGGACATTCTGCCAGGGCACTCCTAATGTTTACTTGAAGCCCAAGGCCTCTTTAGTCAGCTTATGATGAATGCTGCCTAGGACTCAACCTTTAGGGCAGCaagctcccctctggcccagggcaggtccagaaatgctgacCAAGAGCCTAGGCCCAGACTTGGGACCCTAAGAACCTACTTGGTGCTCTACTCTCCGGGGCCAAGTTGTTACCCAGGGTGCAAGACagagtcccctttacttttcccacCTGATTTTCTCAAACAAAAGGAGTCCTTCACCATAGCCACCACAGGTGTGAATGTTCTGGatcacacctgaagccagtaaGTCTCAGAGCCCAAGGCCCACAGCATATTACCAATGTATTGTtgttggttattcagggcccaggggctctttagtcagcagttGGTGAATCCTACCAGGtctctgctgtgacagggcagcactgagttcaatgtaaagTTCCC belongs to Pongo pygmaeus isolate AG05252 chromosome 2, NHGRI_mPonPyg2-v2.0_pri, whole genome shotgun sequence and includes:
- the LOC129033620 gene encoding zinc finger protein 42 homolog, which produces MNQQLKKPAKTRLQKGLGGRAPSGAKPRQDKASQDLQAEIEPVSAVWALCDGYVCYEPGPQALGEDDFSYCYVECIIRGEFSQPILEEDSRFESLEYLKKGSEQELSQKVLEASTLLECSLEYMKKGAKKELPQKMVGENSLEYSEYMAGKKLPPGGIPGIDLSDPKQLAEFARKKPPINKQYDSLSAIACPQSGCTKKLRNRAALRKHLLIHGPRDHICAECGKAFFESSKLKRHFLVHTGEKPFQCTFEGCGKRFSLDFNLRTHVRIHTGEKRFVCPFQGCNRRFIQSNNLKAHILTHANANKNEQDGK